In the genome of Pseudomonas fluorescens, the window CACAGCGGCCGAAACGCCTGGTGCCGCAGGATGTACAGGGCGCGGTGGCGGTGTGGGCCGTCGAGCAGGGAAAAGGCAATCACGCAGATGGCCGAGAAGCAGGTGCCGACCACCAGTGCATAGGCCAGCACCATCGCCAGGCTCTTGCCCAGGGACGAGGGCAGGGCGTAGCTCATGTAGACCGTGATCACCAGGGCGATCAGCCACGGTCCGAGTTTTCGCAGCGCAAAACGCAACATGTCCAGGGCCCGGGGGTGCTGCGGCAGTTCTTCGGTCAGGCCGAAACGCATCCGCACTCGGTGGCTGATCCAGATCAGGGCGGCGGCCAGCAGGCTCCAGATCATCAGGATCATGGCAAAGGCGAACAGCATGGGCAGCCATTCATTGGCCGGCAGCGCCAGCGCCACCAGTTCTTCCCTGGCCTGATCGAACTCACTGGACCAGCGCGTGAGCGGGCTGTCGTCGCCGGTAAATTTCTTCTCGATAGTGGTCAGGGTTCCGCCAATCAGGCCCAGCACGCCTTCTTCGGTCATCGGCTGGGCTTGTTTGGTGGTGTCGCGGAGCTTTTTCAGGTCGGCCAGCAGCTTGCTGCGTTGCTGGTCGTTTTCCAGTGACTTGATCACTTCGTCCAGGGATTGTCCCAGCGGTTCCTGTGCTTCGGGCTGCGCCTTGGCCTGGCTGTTGAGCAGGCCTGGCAGGCCGGCCGCCTGGGCAGGCGTCACTGACAGCAGCGTCATCAGGCAGACAAGGACAATACACGGCAGGGCAAAAAGACGAGCGAACACTAGGCGGTCAACCTCGCAGGGAGCGGATCGACCGAGTGTACGAGCCCGTCAAAATCAATGCGAGCCAAGGGCGATGAATTATTCGTTGAGTTTGGCGAGGATCTTGATCACCACGGTGGCGAGAATGGTCAGCATGCCGATCCACATGGCAAACACACCGGCATTTTTATCGCGAAAGTTGAAACCGACGGCCAGCAGGAGCATCCCGGCAAGAATCGGAATCAGCATGGCGTGGAAGGAAGACATCGAAATCATGGAGACAGCCTTGTCGAAGGGATACTTGAAGTCTAGGCCGCTTTTGACGCGGCCGGTGTGATGTGTATCAGAGGTGAGTCGATTTGATCATGGTGTTGGGGTGTCTGTGCTGCCGTCATCGCGAGCAAGTCGGATCGCCGCACCGTCGCTCCCACATTTGAAATGAAATCCAATGTGGGAGCGAGCCTGCTCGCGATGCTTTTTAAGGTTTACGGCAACTCGCGGCAGGCGTAGAACGCGCTCAGTACCTTGACCAGATGCGCCAGGTCATGGCTGCCGCACAGTTCGCGGATCGAGTGCATGGCGAACGTCGGCAAACCGATGTCCACGGTGCGCACGCCCAGGTGGCTGGCGGTGATCGGGCCGATGGTCGAACCACAGCCCATGTCACTGCGCACCACGAAGCTTTGCACCGGCACTTCTTCAGCCATGCACAGGTGTCGGAAGAACCCGGCGGTTTCGCTGTTGGTGGCGTAGCGCTGGTTGCTGTTGACCTTGATCACCGGGCCGGCGTTGAGTTTCGGGCCGTGGTTGGCGTCGTGTTTGTCGGCGTAGTTCGGGTGCACGCCGTGGGCGTTGTCAGCCGAAACCAGCAGGGATTTCTGAATGGTGCGTACGAATTCATCACCTTCAGGCATCAAGCGACGCAAGGTTTGCTCAAGCATCGGGCCGTCGGCACCGCAGGCCGAGCAGGAACCGACTTCTTCGTGGTCGTTGCAGACCAGCACGCAGGTTTCGCCGGTGTCGGCCGTGAGCAGCGCTTGCAGACCGGCATAGCACGACAGCAGGTTGTCCAGGCGCGCGCCGGCGATGAAATCGCCATGCAGGCCAATGACCGCAGCGCTTTGGGTATCGTAGAAACTCAGCTCGTAATCGAGCACCACGTCGGCATTCAGGCCGTGTTCGCGGGCGAGCTGGTCGGTGAGCACTGCGCGGAAGTCCACGCGCTCGTCACCGGCAAATTGCGCGAGGATCGGCGGCAGTTCGGTCTGGGCGTTGATGGCCCAGCCCATGTTGGCTTCACGATTGAGGTGGATCGCCAGGTTCGGAATGATCGCGACCGGTGCCTTGAAGTCGATCAACTGGCTCTCGACCTTGCCATCACGCCGGAAGGTTACGCGGCCCGCCAGGGACAGGTCACGGTCGAACCATGGCGCCAGCAGCGCGCCGCCATAGACTTCGACGCCCAGTTGCCAGAAGCCCTGGCGTTGCAGCTCCGGTTGCGGCTTGACGCGCAGGCACGGGCTGTCGGTGTGGGCGCCGACCAGGCGAATGCCGCCGTGCAACGGTGAATGGCGGCCCATCTTGATCGCGACAATCGAAGAGTCGTTGCGGGTGACGTAGTAGCGACCGTTGGCTTCGGTATTCCACGGCTCGCGCTCGTCGAGGCGTTGATAGCCCGCCGCTTCCAGACGCTGAACAAGGCTGGCGGTGGCATGGAACGGGGTAGGGGAGGCCTTGAGAAAATCGATCAGGCCTTGGTTCAACTCTTCGCGCATAAAGTAGCTCCAGACAGCAGTGGCGCCAGTTTAACGTATTGGTCAGGGAATTGGCGGCAGCCTGATGTTGGAGTGGACAGCGAAGATGAATGTGAAGGAGCACCCTGTGGGAGCGGGCTTGCTCGCGAAGACGGAGTGTCAGTCGACATTTGCATGTCTGATACACCGCTTTCGCGAGCAAGCCCGCTCCAACATTTTCAGAATGGTGCCGGGCACTCGAAGCGCAGGCGCTCGCCGGTCTGCGGGTGGGTGAAGCTGAGCATGCTGGCGTGCAGGCACAGACGCGGCCAGGCCGCCAAAGCCTGTTCATGGGCATAAAGCCCGTCACCCAGCAGCGGATGGCCAATCGAGAGCATGTGCACGCGCAACTGGTGGGAACGGCCGGTGATCGGTGTCAGCTCAACGCGGCACCAGTCGCCACAACGTTCGAGCACGCGCCAGAAGGTCAGCGCATGTTTGCCGAATTCATGATCGACCACATGCCGTGGCTTGGTCGGCGGGTCGTAGCGCAACGGCAGGTCGATGCTGCCGCTGTCCAGTTCCGGCTGACCCCAGCACAGGGCGGTGTAGGCCTTTTCGGTTTCGCGGTCGTGAAATTGCCGGGACAGCTCGCGATGGGTATCCGGATCGCGGGCCAGCAGGATGATGCCGGAAGTCTCCCAGTCCAGCCGGTGGACGATTCGCGCTTCCGGGTAGCCGTTTTCCTGCAGGCGGGTAATCAGGCAGTCCTTGTTGTCATCGGCCCGGCCAGGGACAGAGAGCAACAGGGTCGGTTTGTTCACCACCAGTACGGCGGCATCCTGATGGATGATGTGGATGTTGGACAACGGCATTAAAACAGCCTCGTAACAAACGCCAACGGCGGCTCAGGTCCCTTCCGGTTGCAGAAGGGACCTGAGCCGCCGTGGCTCCAGCCGGATCGACTCAGCGATCTGGCAGGGTGATATTGAGTTCCAGAATCGAGCAGCTGCCCTGGCTTTCCAGTGCGACATGCACGTCATCGGACCCGATATTGACGTACTTGCGGATCACCTCGACCAGTTCCTTCTGCAAGGCCGGCAGGTAGTCCGGGGTACTGCGTTGGCCGCGTTCGTGCGCCACGATGATCTGTAGACGCTCTTTCGCTACCGACGCGGTGCTTTGCTTTTTGTTGGCACGAAAGAAGTCAAAAAGGTTCATTGCTTAGTTGCCTCCAAACAGGCGCTCGAAGAATCCCTTCTTCTGTACATCAAGGAATCGATGATCCACGGTCTTGCCCAGCAGGCGGTCAACGGTATCGCTGTAGGCCTGGCCGGCATCGCTCTGGTCGTCGAGAATCACCGGAACACCCTGGTTGGATGCCTTGAGCACCGCCTGGGATTCAGGGATCACGCCGAGCAGGGTCACCGAAAGGATTTCCTTGACGTCTTCTACGCCGAGCATTTCGCCTTTGCTCACACGTTCCGGGTGATAGCGGGTAATCAGCAGGTGTTCCTTGATCGGGTCTTCGCCGCGTTCGGCGCGACGGGACTTGCTGGCCAGCAGGCCGAGCATGCGGTCGGAGTCGCGTACCGAGGAGACTTCCGGGTTGGTCACGACGATCGCTTCATCGGCGAAGTACATGGCCAAGTGGGCGCCTTTCTCGATGCCTGCCGGGGAGTCGCAGACCACGAACTCAAAGTCTTCCTTGAGTTGCATCAGGACTTTTTCCACGCCTTCGACGGTCAGCGCGTCTTTGTCGCGGGTCTGGCTGGCGGCCAGCACGTAGAGGTTTTCCAGGCGCTTGTCTTTGATCAGGGCCTGTTGCAGGTTGGCTTCGCCGTTGACCACGTTGACGAAGTCATACACCACGCGGCGCTCGCAACCCATGATCAGGTCGAGGTTACGCAAGCCCACGTCGAAGTCGACGATCACTGTTTTGTGGCCGCGCAGAGCGAGGCCGGTACCGATAGCGGCGCTGGTGGTGGTCTTACCCACACCACCCTTGCCGGATGTAACCACGAGAATCTTGGCCAAGGTGTTTCACCCCTAAGGAAGAAGGACTTTTCAGTCCCTGAAAAACATCTCCTGAAAAACTACTGCAGTCGGACAGCCTTGGCTGGAATCCGGTTTGAGCGGCGTTTACCCCCGGTAAACACTGCTTTCGGCCTTTTTCCTACTTCGTTTGAGCCGTTTTCGCTACGTTTTAGAGATGCTTGGAAAATGCGGCAGTATCCGTTAAAGCCGAATGATGTTCAACACGTCGCCGGACAGGCTGACCTGCACACCCGAACCCCATAGAGGGTCGCGGCGCAGATCTTCGGAAACCTTGTAATGCCCGGCGATGGAAATCAGTTCAGCACTCATTTGCTGACAGAAAATCCGCGCCTTGGTGTCGCCCTTGACGCCGGCCAACACGCGACCACGCATCGGGCCGTATACATGGATGTTGCCATCGGCGAGAAGTTCCGCCCCCGGGCTGACCGAGGAGATCACCACCAGATCGCTGCCCTGGGCATAAATCTGCTGGCCACCGCGTACTGGCGAGGTGATGATTTTCGTCGGCTTGATGGTCGGTTCAGGCTGTTTTTCCGGTTTTTTCTTCGGTTCGCCTTCGGTCAGGTCCAGTGGACGCTCCCGGGCGCCGGACGGTGGCAGTACTGGCAAATCCACCGCAATGGCGGCGGCAATGTCTTCGATGCGGCTGGCGCGGATCGCCAGGGTACGCAGGCCATGCTGGCGGCAAACGCGCATCAGCCCTGGCAGATCGACCGCGCCTTCGTTGGCCGGGAGTTTGTCCAGGGCCAGTACCAGCGGCGCGTTGCTGAAGAAGTTGGGCGCCAGGGCGACCTTGGCGGCCAGTTGTCGATCGAGGCTTTCGAGGTCGTTACGGGCCAGTTCCAGCACCGTAATGGCCAGCATGCTGCCCTTCAACTGGAACACGGGATCTTGGTCTAGCGGTTCGGTTTGGCTCATGGTCGGCATACAACGACTTGTCACTAAAAGTGCCGAGACTTATAACGAGAACGCCCGCAGGCCGCAAGCCGGGTCGAACGATGTAGAATGCGCGGCCATTGTCATTCCGGAAGCATTAATGGATCGCCCGCGTTTTCGAAAAGTATTTCTATCTCCACGTTTCTGGCCGCTGTGGTGTGGCCTGGGGCTGTTGTGGCTGATCGTCCAGTTGCCGTACCCGGCACTGCTGTGGATCGGTCGTGTACTGGGCGCTTTGATGTATCGAGTGGCCGGCGACAGACGGCGCATTGCCAAGCGCAATCTGGAGCTGTGTTTTCCTGAAAAAACCACCGCCGAACGCAAACACCTGCTCAAGGAAAACTTCGCCTCCACCGGTATCGCTTTCTTTGAGATGGCGATGAGCTGGTGGTGGTCGCGCAAGCGCCTGGCCAATCTCGCTCATATCGAAGGGCTGGAGCATTTGCAGCAGGCCCAGCGCGAAGGCAAGGGCGTGATCCTGATGGCCCTGCACTTCACGACGCTGGAAATCGGCGCGGCGTTGCTCGGTCAGCAGCACACCATCGACGGCATGTACCGCGAGCACAAGAATCCGCTGTTCGACTACATCCAGCGCCAGGGCCGCGAGCGGCACAACCTCGACTCGCTGGCGATAGAACGCGAAGACGTGCGCGGCATGCTCAAATTGCTGCGCTCGGGCCGGGCGATCTGGTACGCACCGGATCAGGACTACGGCGCCAAGCAAAGCATTTTCGTGCCGCTGTTCGGCATTCAGGCCGCGACCGTTACCGCCACGAGCAAGTTTGCGCGGCTGGGCAAGGCGCTGGTGGTGCCGTTCACCCAGGAGCGTCTGGCGGACGGCAGCGGTTATCGCCTGGTGATCCATGCGCCGCTCGAAGGCTTCCCCGGCGAAACCGAAGAAGAGGACTGCCTGCGCATCAACCAATGGATCGAAAGCGTTCTGCGCGAGCATCCCGAGCAATACCTGTGGGCCCACCGCCGCTTCAAGAGTCGTCCACCGGGCGAGCCCAAGCTGTACGCCAAGCGCGGTTGAATCCCGATCCCCTGTAGGAGCGAGCTTGCTCGCGATGGTCGTGAAAACGCCGCGGGGTGTCAGCCGCCCAGCGTTATCTTGGCTACCATCGCGAGCAAGCTCGCTCCTACAAGGGAATAGGTCGAAACAACGAAATCCCATCAAGCACCATGGAGAGTTGTGCATGAGTCCAGTTGAACCGGTAACAGGGTTGATTCTTTCCGGTGGCGGGGCTCGGGCGGCCTATCAGGTCGGGGTGCTGGCGGCGATTGCCGAATTGCTGCCGCCGGGGGCACGCAATCCGTTTCCGGTGATCGTCGGCACCTCGGCGGGCGCGATCAACGCCGTCAGCCTCGCCAGCGGTGCAATGGACTTTCGTAACGCCATCGAACGCCTGACGGCCTTCTGGCAGGGCTTTCGCAGTCATCTGGTGTTGCGTAGCGACTGGCCCGGGGTGATTCGCCAGGCCAGCCGCTTTGTCAGCCACAGTTTGCTCGGCATCGGTGCCCAGGTGCCGGTGGCGCTGCTCAACAGCTCGCCGCTACGGGATTTGCTCAACGACAAACTGCATATGGGCGGCATCGCCGAAGCGATCGCACAGAAGCAATTGCACGCGGTGGCGGTCACCGCGTTCGGCTATGAGTCCGGCCAGGCAGTCACCTTCTATGAGGGCGGCGGCAAGATCGATGCCTGGTTGCGCCATCGACGCATCGGCGTTCCCACCCGCTTGTCCGTTGAACACCTGCTCGCCAGTTCGGCCATTCCGCTGCTGTTCGCTCCGGTGAAAATCGACGAAGAGTATTTCGGTGATGGCGCGGTGAGGCAGTCGGCGCCGATCAGTCCGGCGCTGCATCTGGGCGCCAGTCGGGTGCTGGTGGTGGGCGTCAGCGGCAACCCCCGCGGGGTCGACCCGCAACAACCCTTGTTGCGCAGCTACACCGGTCAGCAGCCGACCCTGGCGCAGATCGGCGGGCACATGCTCAACAGTACGTTCATTGACAGCCTGGAAAGCGACATCGAGCTGTTGCAGCGCCTGAACCAGTTCAGTCACCTGATGCCCGACGGCACGCCGACCCGCGCTTTGGGCGTGGCGCCAGTGGACGTACTGGTGATTTCGCCGAGCCAGCCGATCGATGAGATTGCTGCGCGCCATCGTCAGGAATTGCCGGCGGCACTGCGCCTGTTTCTGCGCGGGCCGGGTGCGACCAAGACCAGCGGGGCGGGGGTGCTGAGCTATCTATTGTTCGAGGCGGGGTATTGCAGCGAGTTGATCGAGCTGGGGCGGCGTGATGCGTTGGCCAAGCGGGGGGAGTTGTGCCGGTTTCTGGGGTTGGCAGAGCCTGTGCTTTCGGTTTGAGATTTGTGGTGAGGCTTTCGCGAGCAGGCTCGCTCCCACAGTGGAACCTTGTCGGACACAAAACTTATATACGACGAAAATCCCTGTGGGAGCGAGGCTGCTCGCGAAGCTTCTTAAATCAGAAGTGAACCTTGACCAGGAAACTGGTCACACTCTGATCAGTCTTGAAGCCCTGGCTGTCTTCAATCCCGTACTTGTTTTTCCAGTAGTCATACTCGACACCGACGTACAGCTGCTTGGCACCCAGATTCAACGCCTTGCCCAGGTCATATTTGACCTGCGGATTGAAGTGCAGGTTGGCGTGGTATTCGCCTTTGCTGTTGACATCGTTGTCGACCACCCAGTCCATGAAACCGTCGATCAGCACGTCCGAGCCACCCACCGGAATGGTGTAGGACCAGACCGGCGAGACCTGCCAGATGTCGTCGCCCGGGCGGTCGCCTTCGGTGTGCCGGTTGTAGAAGTTCAACTGGAAGTAATCGAAGCCCGGGATGGCCAGGTCGAAACCAGGACCGATCAGGTACGACTCGGTATCGTCTTCACCAAACTCGTAGGTCATGGCCAGCAGCACGTCCTTGATCGGGCCGAACTCGAACTTCTGGTCGAAGATCTTGTTGAACGACAGGCGCGGACTGAGCTCGCCGTAATGGCTGTTCTCGCCCGCGAAATGGTCTTCCTTGCCGTTGTAGAAGATCTTGTCGATGAAGAAGAAGTTGTCGCCGTATTTCCAACCGTCGGCGTGTTCAAAGGTCACCGTCTGCTGGATGCGCGGGTTGACCTGGAAGTCCTTGCCGTAAAGGTAGGACAGGCTGTTGTTTTGCCATTGCAGCAAGTCGCCGGCCATGGCCTGACCCCCCGCCAGCAATGATCCCGCCAGCATCAGGCTAGTGCACGTACGTTTCATTCGGTTGCTCCCAAAAAGTAGGTGGTTCCACGTTATTTTTTTAAGGTCGGCGCTCTGGTGTGGCGCCTGTTTCTTTAGCGGTAAAAAATCATCCATTCGGTCAGCTTTAGTGCTGTTAGCAAGAGCTGGGCCAAGGCTTTCAAAAAGCAAAAAAACTCCCGTTCGGCGGCTCAAGAGCGGTCGATTGAGAGGGGTTTTGGAGTGCCTTGGTGCCTGCCAGAGCCGGGATAAGTTGGCTTTCTGGTCAGGTTTTACATCCGGGCTTTTTTTTAAACCGGATTTGGGCGGCCGCGGAGAATACTGACTCCTCGGCCAGGTCTCAAGTGCTCCGCAACGGCGCACCGACGACAGGTGTGGGGCACGGTTGCAGAGCAGCATCAGAAGTGCACCTTTACCAGCAGGCTGGCGGTGTTTTCATTGGTGTTGAAACGGGAGCTGTCCTGGACGCCGTATTTGTCTTTCCAGTAGCTGTATTCGGTGCCGACATACACCTGTTTCTCGCGCCAACCCAGGGCTTTGCCCAGGTCGTATTTGATCTGCGGGTTGAAGTGCAGGTTGGCGTGATAGGTGCCGCGGGCGTTCTGGTCGTTATCCACCACCCAGTCGATGTAGCCGTCGATCAACAGGTTTGAGTTGCCCAGTGGCAGGGTGTAGGACCAGGCCGGGCTGATTTGCCAGACATCATCGCCAGGGCGCGAGCCTTCGGTCTGGCGGTAATAGAAGTTCAGGGTGAAAAAGTTGAAGCCCGGTACCGCGAGATCGAAACCGGGACCGATCAGGTAGGCCTCGGTGTCGTCTTCGCCGTTCTCGTAGGTCATGGCCAGCAGCACGTCCTTGATCGGGCCGAATTCGAAACGGCGGTCGAGGATCTTGCCGAAGGAGAGGCGCGGACTGAACTCGCCGTAATAGGCGTGAACGCCTTTGTTTCGGTCTTGCTCGCCGTTGTAGTAGGTGCTGTCGATGAACATGAAGTTGTCGCCGTACTTCCAGCGGTCAGCGTGTTCGAAGGTGATCGTCTGCTGGATCGCCGGGTTGATCGCGAAGTTCTTGCCATACAGGTAGCTCAGGCTGTTGGTCTGCCACAGCAGTAGATCGCCGGCCATGGCCTGACTCGCGGCCAGCAGGCCAGCACCCAACAGCAGGTTGGTTTGTGTCCGAATCATCTGTTGCTCCCTCTTGTTTTTATTTTTGAGGCGCAGGTTGTGGCCAGGGGGCTGGCCACAGGCAGGCCCCCTTGGTTATCCGTCAGATCAATGGGTGTGAGCCTGGCAGTCGTTGATGGCCGCGCGTTCGGCGCCACCAAAGATGTTGAACAACAGGTTCAGCGTCAGCGCGCTGAGGGTGGCCATGGCGATGCCGCTGTGGGTGATCGGGCTCATCCACACGGGCAGGTGGGCGAAAAACTCCGGGCGTACAACCGGGATCAGGCCCATGCCGATGCTCACCGCCACCAGCAACTGGTTGCGACGGTCACCGATGTCGGCTTCCTGGAGGATTTTGATCCCGGTGGCGGCGACCATGCCGAACATCGCAATCGCTGCGCCGCCCAGTACTGCCGGAGGAATCGACGCCACCAAAAACGCGGCTTTGGGCAGCAGGCTCAGGACGATCAGCAACCCGCCGGCAACGATGGTCACCGAGCGGCAACGCACGCCGGTCATTTGCACCAGGCCGATGTTCTGAGCGAAGGAGGAGTGGGTGAAGGTGTTGAAGAAGCCGGCGAAAAACGAGGCGCCGGCATCGCACAGCAAGCCGCGACGCAGCATCCGTGGGCAGACTTCCTGGCCGGTGATCTTGCCCAGCGCAAGAAACATCCCGGTGGACTCAACGAAAATGATCACCACCACCAGGCACATGGACAGGATCGGTGCCAGCTCGAATTTCGGCATGCCGAAATGCAGCGGGGTGACGAATTGCAGCCATGGCGCTTGACTCATGCCGCTCAGGTCAACCATGCCGATCAGGCCGCAGAGCACGTAGCCCAGGCACATACCGATCAGGACAGAGATGTTGACCCAGAAACCCCGCATGAAGCGATGCACCAACAGAATGGTGCCCAGCACCAGTGCGGCGATGGCCAGATAAATGGGGGATCCGAACTCAGCGGCGCTGGCACCGCCGCCGGCCCAGTTCACGGCCACGGGGAACAGCGACAAACCGATCGAGGTGATGACCGTACCGGTCACCAGCGGCGGGAAGAAGCGCACGACCTTGGACATGAACGGGGCGATGATCATGCCGAAGAACCCGGCGGCGATGGTCGCGCCGAAGATCCCCTGCAGGCCGATACCGGGCATGCCGGCCATGGCGACCATGCTGCCGACG includes:
- a CDS encoding M18 family aminopeptidase; its protein translation is MREELNQGLIDFLKASPTPFHATASLVQRLEAAGYQRLDEREPWNTEANGRYYVTRNDSSIVAIKMGRHSPLHGGIRLVGAHTDSPCLRVKPQPELQRQGFWQLGVEVYGGALLAPWFDRDLSLAGRVTFRRDGKVESQLIDFKAPVAIIPNLAIHLNREANMGWAINAQTELPPILAQFAGDERVDFRAVLTDQLAREHGLNADVVLDYELSFYDTQSAAVIGLHGDFIAGARLDNLLSCYAGLQALLTADTGETCVLVCNDHEEVGSCSACGADGPMLEQTLRRLMPEGDEFVRTIQKSLLVSADNAHGVHPNYADKHDANHGPKLNAGPVIKVNSNQRYATNSETAGFFRHLCMAEEVPVQSFVVRSDMGCGSTIGPITASHLGVRTVDIGLPTFAMHSIRELCGSHDLAHLVKVLSAFYACRELP
- a CDS encoding RluA family pseudouridine synthase, with protein sequence MPLSNIHIIHQDAAVLVVNKPTLLLSVPGRADDNKDCLITRLQENGYPEARIVHRLDWETSGIILLARDPDTHRELSRQFHDRETEKAYTALCWGQPELDSGSIDLPLRYDPPTKPRHVVDHEFGKHALTFWRVLERCGDWCRVELTPITGRSHQLRVHMLSIGHPLLGDGLYAHEQALAAWPRLCLHASMLSFTHPQTGERLRFECPAPF
- the minE gene encoding cell division topological specificity factor MinE, with protein sequence MNLFDFFRANKKQSTASVAKERLQIIVAHERGQRSTPDYLPALQKELVEVIRKYVNIGSDDVHVALESQGSCSILELNITLPDR
- the minD gene encoding septum site-determining protein MinD, whose product is MAKILVVTSGKGGVGKTTTSAAIGTGLALRGHKTVIVDFDVGLRNLDLIMGCERRVVYDFVNVVNGEANLQQALIKDKRLENLYVLAASQTRDKDALTVEGVEKVLMQLKEDFEFVVCDSPAGIEKGAHLAMYFADEAIVVTNPEVSSVRDSDRMLGLLASKSRRAERGEDPIKEHLLITRYHPERVSKGEMLGVEDVKEILSVTLLGVIPESQAVLKASNQGVPVILDDQSDAGQAYSDTVDRLLGKTVDHRFLDVQKKGFFERLFGGN
- the minC gene encoding septum site-determining protein MinC, producing MSQTEPLDQDPVFQLKGSMLAITVLELARNDLESLDRQLAAKVALAPNFFSNAPLVLALDKLPANEGAVDLPGLMRVCRQHGLRTLAIRASRIEDIAAAIAVDLPVLPPSGARERPLDLTEGEPKKKPEKQPEPTIKPTKIITSPVRGGQQIYAQGSDLVVISSVSPGAELLADGNIHVYGPMRGRVLAGVKGDTKARIFCQQMSAELISIAGHYKVSEDLRRDPLWGSGVQVSLSGDVLNIIRL
- a CDS encoding lipid A biosynthesis lauroyl acyltransferase, producing MDRPRFRKVFLSPRFWPLWCGLGLLWLIVQLPYPALLWIGRVLGALMYRVAGDRRRIAKRNLELCFPEKTTAERKHLLKENFASTGIAFFEMAMSWWWSRKRLANLAHIEGLEHLQQAQREGKGVILMALHFTTLEIGAALLGQQHTIDGMYREHKNPLFDYIQRQGRERHNLDSLAIEREDVRGMLKLLRSGRAIWYAPDQDYGAKQSIFVPLFGIQAATVTATSKFARLGKALVVPFTQERLADGSGYRLVIHAPLEGFPGETEEEDCLRINQWIESVLREHPEQYLWAHRRFKSRPPGEPKLYAKRG
- a CDS encoding patatin-like phospholipase family protein, coding for MSPVEPVTGLILSGGGARAAYQVGVLAAIAELLPPGARNPFPVIVGTSAGAINAVSLASGAMDFRNAIERLTAFWQGFRSHLVLRSDWPGVIRQASRFVSHSLLGIGAQVPVALLNSSPLRDLLNDKLHMGGIAEAIAQKQLHAVAVTAFGYESGQAVTFYEGGGKIDAWLRHRRIGVPTRLSVEHLLASSAIPLLFAPVKIDEEYFGDGAVRQSAPISPALHLGASRVLVVGVSGNPRGVDPQQPLLRSYTGQQPTLAQIGGHMLNSTFIDSLESDIELLQRLNQFSHLMPDGTPTRALGVAPVDVLVISPSQPIDEIAARHRQELPAALRLFLRGPGATKTSGAGVLSYLLFEAGYCSELIELGRRDALAKRGELCRFLGLAEPVLSV
- a CDS encoding outer membrane protein OmpK, whose protein sequence is MKRTCTSLMLAGSLLAGGQAMAGDLLQWQNNSLSYLYGKDFQVNPRIQQTVTFEHADGWKYGDNFFFIDKIFYNGKEDHFAGENSHYGELSPRLSFNKIFDQKFEFGPIKDVLLAMTYEFGEDDTESYLIGPGFDLAIPGFDYFQLNFYNRHTEGDRPGDDIWQVSPVWSYTIPVGGSDVLIDGFMDWVVDNDVNSKGEYHANLHFNPQVKYDLGKALNLGAKQLYVGVEYDYWKNKYGIEDSQGFKTDQSVTSFLVKVHF
- a CDS encoding outer membrane protein OmpK encodes the protein MIRTQTNLLLGAGLLAASQAMAGDLLLWQTNSLSYLYGKNFAINPAIQQTITFEHADRWKYGDNFMFIDSTYYNGEQDRNKGVHAYYGEFSPRLSFGKILDRRFEFGPIKDVLLAMTYENGEDDTEAYLIGPGFDLAVPGFNFFTLNFYYRQTEGSRPGDDVWQISPAWSYTLPLGNSNLLIDGYIDWVVDNDQNARGTYHANLHFNPQIKYDLGKALGWREKQVYVGTEYSYWKDKYGVQDSSRFNTNENTASLLVKVHF
- a CDS encoding nucleobase:cation symporter-2 family protein; translation: MSELSTARIPDAPAFQRLPLLQLILVGLQHVLLMYGGAIAVPLIIGQAAGLSREEIAFLINADLLVAGIATIVQSLGIGPMGIRMPVMMGASFAAVGSMVAMAGMPGIGLQGIFGATIAAGFFGMIIAPFMSKVVRFFPPLVTGTVITSIGLSLFPVAVNWAGGGASAAEFGSPIYLAIAALVLGTILLVHRFMRGFWVNISVLIGMCLGYVLCGLIGMVDLSGMSQAPWLQFVTPLHFGMPKFELAPILSMCLVVVIIFVESTGMFLALGKITGQEVCPRMLRRGLLCDAGASFFAGFFNTFTHSSFAQNIGLVQMTGVRCRSVTIVAGGLLIVLSLLPKAAFLVASIPPAVLGGAAIAMFGMVAATGIKILQEADIGDRRNQLLVAVSIGMGLIPVVRPEFFAHLPVWMSPITHSGIAMATLSALTLNLLFNIFGGAERAAINDCQAHTH